One Coffea arabica cultivar ET-39 chromosome 5c, Coffea Arabica ET-39 HiFi, whole genome shotgun sequence DNA window includes the following coding sequences:
- the LOC140007272 gene encoding uncharacterized protein yields MERIRPNSQILVRESRQTVNEEYQAQISRWIAAKVRKLVLEMIKGSVEYQYKRIWEYCAKIKKTHDGSTMEVMFTPFRELGGNPKFMRIYCCLGSMKKGFKDDCRPIIGLDGCHLKGTYKRQLLTAIATDPNNGWWPIALGDIEREATGLDRASAEVLPNCEHRYCVQHMYQNFKKKHTGLPLKNRLWNIANCITEELYNKAMAELKDFDNWTYQWMKNAPAPQHWCKAFFPSHTKSDMLVKGPRGAQFAVDMEKRNCTCRLWEISGIPCCHAIAAILLKNEDPREYLNVCYSRGLFLNLYRNVLQPISGEDHWPPINNA; encoded by the exons ATGGAGAGGATTAGGCCGAACTCTCAAATCCTAGTTAGAGAGAGTAGGCAAACTGTGAATGAGGAGTACCAAGCTCAAATTTCCAGATGGATAGCAGCCAAAGTAAGAAAACTGGTACTTGAAATGATAAAGGGATCAGTTGAATATCAGTATAAGAGAATTTGGGAGTATTGTGCTAAGATAAAAAAGACACATGACGGCAGCACAATGGAGGTGATGTTTACTCCATTTAGAGAGCTTGGGGGCAACCCAAAATTTATGAGAATATACTGCTGTTTAGGGTCAATGAAGAAAGGATTTAAGGATGATTGTAGGCCAATAATAGGATTGGATGGGTGCCATTTGAAAGGGACTTATAAAAGGCAGTTATTGACTGCCATTGCTACTGACCCTAATAATGGGTGGTGGCCTATTGCCTTGGGAGATATAGAGAGGGAAGCTACA GGGTTGGATAGAGCATCAGCTGAAGTTCTTCCAAATTGTGAGCATAGGTATTGTGTCCAGCACATGTATCAAAACTTCAAGAAGAAGCATACAGGATTGCCACTTAAGAATAGGCTATGGAACATTGCTAATTGTATAACAGAGGAACTCTACAACAAAGCAATGGCTGAACTCAAAGATTTTGATAACTGGACATATCAATGGATGAAAAATGCTCCAGCTCCTCAGCATTGGTGCAAGGCCTTCTTTCCAAGTCACACAAAGAGTGACATGCTG GTGAAAGGACCAAGAGGGGCCCAATTTGCTGTAGATATGGAGAAAAGGAATTGCACTTGCAGGTTATGGGAGATTAGTGGCATTCCATGTTGTCACGCCATtgctgccattcttttgaagaaTGAAGACCCACGAGAGTACTTGAATGTTTGTTATAGTAGGGGGCTATTCCTGAATCTTTATCGAAATGTGTTGCAACCAATTAGTGGTGAGGATCATTGGCCCCCCATCAACAATGCCTGA